The following proteins come from a genomic window of Mustelus asterias chromosome 1, sMusAst1.hap1.1, whole genome shotgun sequence:
- the kiaa0232 gene encoding uncharacterized protein KIAA0232 homolog isoform X3 — MSSGIETLVEELCSKLKELQNKQKEEKQGSKKSEGSQSPEIIESPSTKDQVEMYYEAFPPLSEKPICLQEIMTVWNKTKACSFSGGSSSSAAPQTSTDTSSPKDCNSEGEGIRDRRIEASITTSSSRMFRRSKKEKENRHNNSLPEQKPTTGKKQIRHRSEGKMRPRSWSSGSSEAGSSSSGNQYELKGPTKAVKIRHKMRETARNKKGRNGQVRLSLKSVDKDDRKSTCGSSSSGPTKQLCKKGKRFMKEARRKTNGNNDTKDLSNESGREQEFKEEPLWYTEPIAEYWFPPSRKSKLETAYRNSVAANDSESLTLEELSETMQGLCISNNNFQTYLAAGAFVDGHFVEMPALLDEANDLTGTSSCSNPKDSDILDDIHLSEFTHFYEVDIHQSILDPSASNSLQGESRILSMIRRKSIEQTDFEADCCIVLDGLQLTRESAIWTDSQASLDAEGLFLNDLANIAQFWECSSSDEAEGESFAGDSPITLSPIVDNTVCDASSSTGNQEEHFSEANEGSGLNSTCFSLFEVQYDNSTSPFCFDGLSLGNQNSDIGGWADLPGKSQSRLLIWTKNSAFDENDHCSNLSTRTCSPWSHSEETRSDNETSFGIQMEESTKFNADEIDCIVPGISSSLLDEDLLDLLHEDTHSQTDGALRNITNMTFKQKSKLESVCGIQLEEEENKEYETVEIFAEQMASHGDSYGSEVIKDIWTAIAENDTVSTLDVERSEEDFFPGEVNGCHCCCLDMATKQDILQEPHEKAVQRSEYHLWECQKENLEAQAVATGELAEIDVGDYTAPSKPWDIGADKESAFILGGVYGELKTFDSCGDWGVVPPDAAKGTLLQCAASDVVTIAGTDVFMTPGSNFAPGHRPLWRSCASFTPCDQTRKGDDRLNTEFSFIFHEDLLGNCSNYQGQEPGVEYSFSSFDLNNPFSQVLHVECSFEPERLATFSPSFKPKSILCSDSESETFHPKIYSIDKTQYRAIRISPRTHFRPISASELSPGGGSESEFESEKEDVTIPVLCQTDLFEDQQADLKPLEEDAEREGHYYGKTELESGKFLPRLKKAGMEKSAQTSLDSHEGSGSLLQPEQQCPECNLQASMGCTSVNSCERDFKLKVPCDKLEAFQNRTINRSFSGFSEGTGIRAASLQDAIFQGDWQPAISVQGTNGQYDEPESAVKIVNPSSDLNQQEKSDCKEEPDWWRETLYPQPFSGIECAECYTDAKEKDGTDCPILRGHSHNGDCLLQLDLQTTAACEVNCRVEHDSRGRSAVIRRKLFSSDCSSSDETASEGGSDWDDPPDEELFSRTHL; from the exons AAGAAAAGCAAGGTAGTAAGAAATCAGAAGGATCTCAATCTCCTGAAATTATAGAATCTCCTTCCACCAAGGATCAGGTAGAAAT gtATTATGAAGCATTTCCACCTCTTTCTGAGAAGCCAATCTGTCTGCAAGAAATCATGACTGTGTGGAATAAGACCAAAGCTTGTTCATTTTCTGGTGGTTCTTCTTCATCTGCTGCTCCACAAACAAGTACTGATACATCCTCTCCAAAAGATTGCAACAGTGAAGGTGAAGGTATTAGAGACCGAAGAATCGAGGCGTCCATCACTACAAGCAGTAGTCGTATGTTCAGAAGAAgcaaaaaagagaaagaaaataggCACAACAACAGCTTGCCGGAACAGAAACCCACTACAGGAAAGAAGCAGATCAGACACAGATCAGAAGGAAAGATGCGTCCTCGTTCCTGGTCCTCTGGCTCCAGTGAAGCAGGCTCAAGCTCAAGTGGGAACCAATATGAGTTAAAAGGTCCCACCAAAGCTGTCAAAATCAGACATAAGATGAGAGAAACTGCTCGGAACAAAAAGGGGCGAAATGGACAAGTTAGGCTATCTTTGAAGTCTGTTGACAAAGATGATCGAAAAAGCACCTGTGGGAGCAGCAGTAGTGGACCTACCAAACAGCTGTGCAAAAAAGGAAAAAGGTTTATGAAAGAAGCGAGAAGGAAAACAAATGGCAACAATGATACAAAAGATCTTAGCAATGAAAGTGGAAGAGAGCAAGAATTCAAAGAAGAACCATTGTGGTACACTGAACCAATCGCAGAGTACTGGTTCCCTCCAAGTAGAAAAAGTAAGCTAGAAACTGCATACCGGAATAGTGTAGCTGCTAATGATAGCGAATCTTTGACTTTGGAAGAGCTTTCGGAGACAATGCAGGGTCTTTGTATTAGTAACAATAATTTCCAAACATACCTCGCAGCAGGTGCTTTCGTCGATGGTCACTTTGTTGAAATGCCTGCATTATTAGATGAGGCTAATGACCTCACTGGGACCTCAAGCTGTTCTAATCCCAAGGACAGTGATATTTTAGATGATATCCATCTATCTGAATTTACTCACTTCTATGAAGTGGATATTCATCAATCCATATTGGATCCTAGTGCCTCAAATTCATTGCAAGGAGAGAGTCGAATTTTAAGCATGATTCGACGGAAAAGTATAGAGCAAACTGATTTTGAGGCAGACTGTTGTATAGTGTTAGATGGACTACAGTTGACAAGGGAAAGTGCAATATGGACAGATTCACAAGCTTCTCTTGATGCAGAAGGATTGTTCTTAAATGATCTTGCAAATATAGCTCAATTTTGGGAGTGCTCTAGCTCTGATGAAGCAGAAGGGGAAAGCTTTGCTGGGGATTCCCCCATTACGCTTTCTCCTATTGTGGATAATACAGTGTGTGATGCAAGTAGCAGTACTGGCAATCAAGAAGAACACTTTTCAGAAGCAAATGAAGGGTCTGGTTTAAACTCCACTTGTTTTTCTCTGTTTGAAGTGCAATATGATAACTCTACTTCACCATTCTGTTTTGATGGACTTAGCCTGGGAAATCAAAATAGTGATATTGGGGGCTGGGCAGATTTGCCAGGAAAATCACAGTCTCGTTTGCTAATATGGACCAAAAATAGTGCCTTTGATGAAAATGACCACTGCTCAAATCTTTCAACACGAACCTGCAGCCCATGGTCACATTCTGAAGAAACACGTTCAGATAATGAAACCTCCTTTGGTATTCAGATGGAGGAGTCCACTAAATTTAATGCAGATGAGATTGATTGTATAGTCCCTGGCATTTCGTCCAGCCTTCTTGATGAAGACCTTTTAGATTTATTGCATGAGGACACTCATTCACAAACAGATGGAGCTTTACGAAATATAACAAACATGACTTTTAAACAGAAATCTAAgctggagtcagtgtgtggaattcaGTTGGAAGAAGAAGAAAATAAGGAATATGAAACTGTGGAAATTTTTGCCGAACAGATGGCCAGTCATGGGGATAGCTATGGCTCAGAGGTTATAAAGGACATTTGGACAGCCATAGCAGAAAATGACACTGTATCAACACTAGATGTAGAACGATCAGAAGAGGATTTCTTTCCTGGTGAGGTGAATGGTTGCCATTGCTGTTGTTTAGATATGGCAACAAAACAGGACATCCTGCAAGAGCCTCATGAAAAGGCAGTGCAGCGGTCTGAATATCACTTGTGGGAATGCCAGAAGGAAAACTTGGAGGCCCAAGCTGTTGCAACTGGGGAACTTGCAGAGATAGATGTAGGTGATtacactgcaccttccaaaccttggGATATTGGTGCTGACAAAGAAAGCGCTTTCATCCTTGGTGGTGTTTATGGAGAACTAAAAACATTTGACAGTTGTGGAGACTGGGGAGTAGTTCCCCCTGATGCTGCAAAAGGTACTTTATTGCAGTGTGCAGCATCAGATGTTGTGACCATTGCAGGTACAGATGTCTTCATGACTCCAGGTAGCAATTTTGCTCCTGGCCATAGACCATTGTGGAGATCTTGTGCTTCGTTCACACCGTGTGACCAGACGAGAAAAGGAGATGATAGGTTAAATACTGAGTTCTCTTTCATCTTCCATGAAGATTTATTAGGGAATTGCAGTAATTATCAGGGTCAAGAGCCTGGTGTTGAGTATTCATTTTCCTCCTTTGACCTGAACAATCCCTTTTCACAAGTTCTTCATGTGGAATGTTCATTTGAACCTGAAAGGCTTGCAACATTCAGTCCAAGCTTTAAGCCCAAATCTATACTGTGCTCAGACTCAGAAAGTGAAACATTTCATCCTAAAATATATAGTATTGACAAAACACAGTATAGAGCTATTCGAATCTCACCGCGGACTCATTTCCGACCTATATCTGCCTCTGAGCTTTCACCAGGTGGAGGAAGTGAGTCAGAATTTGAGTCAGAAAAGGAGGATGTTACTATACCTGTCCTCTGCCAGACAGATTTGTTTGAGGATCAACAGGCAGACTTAAAGCCATTGGAAGAAGATGCTGAGCGAGAAGGACATTATTATGGAAAGACGGAGCTGGAATCGGGAAAATTCCTTCCTAGGTTAAAAAAAGCTGGAATGGAAAAGAGTGCTCAGACTTCACTGGATTCCCATGAAGGATCTGGCAGTCTTTTACAACCAGAACAGCAGTGCCCAGAATGTAATTTACAGGCATCAATGGGATGCACCAGTGTGAATAGTTGTGAAAGAGATTTCAAGTTGAAGGTACCGTGTGATAAATTGGAAGCATTCCAGAATCGTACAATAAACAGAAGCTTTTCTGGATTCAGTGAGGGAACTGGCATTCGAGCAGCATCTCTACAAGAT GCAATTTTCCAAGGAGATTGGCAGCCTGCAATCAGTGTTCAAGGAACGAACGGTCAATATGATGAGCCAGAATCTGCTGTCAAAATAGTG AATCCCTCTTCAGACTTGAACCAGCAAGAGAAGAGTGACTGCAAGGAGGAACCAGACTGGTGGCGAGAAACACTGTACCCACAACCATTTTCTGGGATCGAGTGTGCag AATGCTACACTGATGCCAAGGAAAAGGATGGAACTGACTGTCCAATTTTAAGAGGACATTCACACAATGGAGATTGTCTTCTCCAGTTAGACTTG CAGACTACAGCAGCCTGTGAGGTGAACTGCAGAGTAGAGCATGACTCTAGAGGGAGGTCAGCTGTCATCCGCAGGAAGCTTTTCTCCAGTGACTGTTCAAGCTCAGATGAAACTGCTTCAGAAGGCGGAAGTGATTGGGATGACCCTCCAGATGAAGAGCTTTTTTCTCGCACACATCTTTAA